In Nocardia asteroides, the following proteins share a genomic window:
- a CDS encoding MlaE family ABC transporter permease: MQQSSTRMSGEFSDGATAPPQGVDARDQIITAGLTYWREHPQRAVETAGRQVLMTGRALAELVRALLTRRFPTTEFVKQCAFMASVSATPTLLVAIPIAVVVSIQVGSLVSQVGATTFIGAVNGLGIIRQGAPLVTSLMIAGAVGSAICADLGSRTIREEIDAMTVMGVDPVRRLVAPRLAAAVVVSTLLCGLVVFVGFATGYVFNVYIQDGTPGSYISTFASFAVAADLVVAMVKATVFGALAAIIACDTGLHTRGGPAGVADAVNSAVVNSAIVLFATNIILTQLYNAVFPSKVL; encoded by the coding sequence ATGCAGCAGTCGTCGACCAGGATGTCCGGCGAATTCAGTGACGGGGCAACAGCTCCGCCGCAGGGCGTCGACGCCCGTGATCAGATCATCACCGCCGGGCTGACCTACTGGCGCGAACACCCGCAACGCGCCGTCGAGACCGCGGGGCGCCAGGTCCTGATGACGGGCCGGGCGCTCGCCGAACTGGTCCGCGCCCTGCTCACCCGGCGTTTTCCCACCACGGAGTTCGTCAAGCAGTGCGCGTTCATGGCCAGTGTGTCGGCCACTCCCACGCTGCTGGTCGCGATTCCCATCGCGGTCGTGGTGTCGATCCAGGTCGGCTCGCTCGTCAGCCAGGTCGGGGCGACCACCTTCATCGGCGCGGTCAACGGGCTCGGGATCATCCGCCAGGGCGCCCCATTGGTGACCTCGCTGATGATCGCGGGCGCGGTGGGGTCGGCGATCTGCGCGGATCTCGGTTCGCGCACCATCCGGGAAGAGATCGACGCCATGACAGTGATGGGCGTCGATCCGGTGCGCCGCCTGGTCGCCCCTCGCCTCGCCGCGGCGGTCGTGGTCAGCACCCTGCTGTGCGGGCTGGTCGTGTTCGTCGGGTTCGCGACCGGCTACGTGTTCAACGTCTACATCCAGGACGGGACGCCGGGCTCCTATATCAGTACCTTCGCCTCGTTCGCGGTGGCCGCGGATCTGGTCGTCGCCATGGTCAAGGCGACGGTCTTCGGCGCGCTGGCGGCGATCATCGCCTGTGACACCGGGCTGCACACCAGGGGCGGACCGGCCGGGGTGGCCGACGCTGTGAATTCCGCGGTCGTCAACTCCGCGATCGTCCTGTTCGCGACCAACATCATCCTCACGCAGCTCTACAACGCTGTCTTCCCGTCGAAGGTGCTCTGA
- a CDS encoding ABC transporter permease codes for MASGYVPPLARPVRKLRAAAAVPATVPVRLGHQGLVFLQAVAAIPFVLRHYRKELLRLITDVSFGNGSLIVGGGVIGVVVILCGFGGITVGMESHTALNLLTMSPLTGAISGFATTRELAPLLATLAFGAQAGCRFTAQLGSMRISEEIDALESIAIRPLPYLITTRMLAAVVAIVPLYTAGLAVAYIATRLTVAFLGGTTLGTYDHYFHQFLDPVDVAYSILKIIVFAAVATFIQCYYGYTAAGGPEGVGVASGRAIRMTIVTVVFVNLLFSLSIWGIDPGIRITG; via the coding sequence ATGGCCTCCGGTTACGTTCCACCCCTGGCGCGTCCGGTGCGCAAGCTGCGCGCCGCCGCCGCCGTGCCGGCGACCGTCCCGGTGCGGCTCGGACACCAAGGGCTCGTGTTCTTGCAGGCGGTCGCGGCGATTCCCTTCGTGCTCAGGCACTATCGGAAAGAACTGCTGCGATTGATCACCGACGTGAGCTTCGGCAACGGCTCGTTGATCGTCGGCGGCGGGGTGATCGGCGTCGTGGTCATTCTCTGCGGTTTCGGCGGGATCACCGTCGGCATGGAGTCGCACACCGCGCTGAATCTGCTCACCATGAGTCCGCTCACCGGCGCCATCTCCGGATTCGCCACGACACGGGAATTGGCACCGCTGCTGGCGACGCTGGCCTTCGGCGCCCAGGCGGGCTGCCGGTTCACCGCGCAGTTGGGCTCGATGCGGATCTCCGAGGAAATCGACGCCTTGGAATCGATCGCGATCCGGCCGCTGCCCTATCTGATCACCACGCGCATGCTGGCGGCCGTCGTCGCCATCGTGCCGCTCTACACCGCGGGCCTGGCCGTCGCCTATATCGCGACGCGGCTCACCGTGGCCTTCCTCGGCGGGACGACACTGGGTACCTACGACCACTACTTCCACCAGTTCCTCGACCCGGTGGACGTGGCCTACTCGATCCTCAAGATCATCGTCTTCGCCGCCGTGGCGACCTTCATCCAGTGCTACTACGGCTACACCGCCGCGGGCGGGCCCGAAGGTGTCGGAGTGGCGTCCGGCCGGGCGATCCGGATGACCATCGTCACTGTCGTCTTCGTCAATCTCCTGTTCTCCCTGTCGATCTGGGGGATCGACCCGGGCATCAGGATCACGGGATAG
- a CDS encoding MlaD family protein, whose protein sequence is MIIDPSGRGPSALRLGLLGVLIAVLIAITVYLLGLRYNGEFLDTVEVTAGMTSTGDGVPERADVTFRGVLVGQVARTDIAAGGERQNMLLRIEPSMAHRIPATVTARVVPNNIFGVTAVELVDNGPAPDRLRDGATITQDTSEVGAQLQTTLTTLRTVLDAIDPIRLAAVLGTLADALDPAYRMPGSTIERLDTWTTQVRATPGIGNLLGDLGAAASAVNESAPQLVDTLVSSVTAARTLTEKRANLISLLTAARGVVGVTNTLFERNPDAGPELVGGLHETFGALAADSGAIGTAVANLETALNKLATVFNWGPDKHMRWVVDVSFTPFTQYTAADCPRYGELAGPRCGGSSVPYTAPEQRIPTQLLPRRLEAAGPPAVVPGLPAIPALPAIPGLPAIPGLPAVPGPTPNEPAPGPAVAPASAPAALHGVDAIEALVGRAPNAAHLVLLTPVLAGGAVNVTYSNQPRGN, encoded by the coding sequence ATGATCATCGACCCCAGCGGGCGTGGCCCGAGTGCTCTGCGGCTCGGTCTGCTCGGCGTGCTCATCGCCGTGCTCATCGCGATCACCGTCTATCTGCTCGGACTGCGCTACAACGGCGAGTTCCTCGACACCGTCGAGGTGACCGCGGGCATGACCAGCACCGGCGACGGCGTACCCGAGCGTGCCGACGTCACCTTCCGTGGCGTGCTGGTGGGCCAGGTCGCCCGCACCGACATCGCTGCCGGCGGCGAACGCCAGAACATGCTGCTGCGCATCGAACCGTCTATGGCCCACCGCATTCCGGCCACGGTCACCGCCCGCGTGGTGCCCAACAACATCTTCGGTGTCACCGCGGTGGAACTCGTCGACAACGGTCCCGCGCCGGATCGGCTACGCGACGGAGCGACCATCACGCAGGACACCAGCGAGGTGGGCGCTCAGTTGCAGACGACCCTGACCACCCTGCGGACCGTTCTCGACGCCATCGATCCGATCCGGCTCGCCGCCGTCCTCGGCACGTTGGCCGACGCGCTCGACCCCGCCTACCGCATGCCGGGCTCCACCATCGAGCGGCTCGACACCTGGACCACCCAGGTCAGGGCGACGCCGGGGATCGGCAACCTGCTCGGCGATCTCGGGGCCGCGGCCTCGGCGGTCAACGAGTCGGCGCCTCAACTGGTCGACACGCTCGTCTCCTCGGTGACCGCGGCGCGCACGCTCACCGAGAAACGCGCGAATCTGATCTCACTGCTGACCGCCGCCCGCGGCGTGGTGGGCGTCACCAACACCTTGTTCGAGCGCAATCCGGATGCGGGCCCGGAGCTGGTCGGCGGGCTGCACGAGACCTTCGGCGCGCTGGCCGCCGACTCCGGCGCCATCGGCACCGCGGTCGCCAACCTCGAGACGGCGCTGAACAAGCTGGCGACGGTGTTCAACTGGGGACCCGACAAACACATGCGCTGGGTCGTGGACGTGAGTTTCACCCCCTTCACCCAGTACACCGCCGCGGACTGTCCTCGCTACGGCGAGCTCGCCGGGCCACGCTGCGGGGGCTCCTCGGTGCCGTATACCGCTCCGGAACAACGTATTCCGACCCAGTTGCTGCCAAGGCGGCTGGAAGCGGCCGGCCCGCCCGCTGTCGTTCCCGGCCTCCCGGCGATCCCCGCTCTTCCCGCGATTCCGGGACTGCCCGCGATCCCCGGCCTGCCCGCGGTTCCCGGCCCGACACCGAACGAGCCTGCTCCCGGACCCGCCGTGGCCCCCGCCTCCGCTCCGGCCGCCCTGCACGGCGTGGACGCCATCGAGGCGCTCGTCGGGCGAGCTCCGAACGCCGCGCACCTGGTCCTGCTCACGCCGGTCCTGGCCGGCGGAGCGGTCAACGTCACCTACTCCAACCAGCCCCGGGGGAACTGA
- a CDS encoding MCE family protein, translating into MMKTRTAVLIVTLFVGVALVAGYTIFSTLQRGVSGDTVRYSATFGNVLGLRVGDDVRMAGIRVGRVDSIELDADRRASVVLRVQSRHQLTTTTKALIRYQNLIGQRYVALAAGERGGDRLPPDGAIPYERTESSFDVSTVLAGFEPLFATLEPDDINSLSQTLVQALQGDGVSLSALVTQAAQLAGTFRDRDEILGQVITNLGGVVEGLANRSGELETLITQTRMLTVDLYEQGTTLATAVEQASGSTSRLADLIARIRPGLAQAQQSAAEGVHLLISNGARLDITAAELPFVLAGLARISGNGAYINSYFCNLDVSLWGVLLPPGMFNQIGGNSQSEVCR; encoded by the coding sequence ATGATGAAGACCCGCACCGCGGTGCTGATCGTGACGCTGTTCGTCGGCGTGGCCCTGGTGGCCGGTTACACCATCTTCTCGACCTTGCAGCGCGGGGTCAGCGGTGACACCGTCCGCTACAGCGCGACCTTCGGCAATGTCCTGGGTCTGCGGGTCGGCGACGACGTCCGCATGGCCGGAATCCGCGTCGGCCGAGTGGATTCCATCGAACTCGACGCGGATCGGCGCGCGTCGGTGGTGCTGCGCGTGCAGTCGCGCCATCAGCTCACCACGACCACGAAAGCGCTGATCCGTTACCAGAACCTGATCGGGCAACGATATGTCGCGTTGGCCGCCGGGGAGCGGGGAGGAGACCGGCTGCCGCCCGACGGGGCCATCCCCTACGAGCGCACCGAGTCGTCCTTCGATGTGTCCACGGTGCTGGCGGGTTTCGAACCACTGTTCGCCACCTTGGAGCCCGACGACATCAATTCGTTGTCGCAGACGCTCGTTCAAGCTCTCCAAGGCGACGGCGTATCGCTGAGCGCGCTGGTCACCCAGGCCGCGCAACTGGCCGGCACCTTCCGCGACCGTGACGAGATCCTCGGACAGGTGATCACCAACCTCGGCGGGGTGGTGGAGGGCCTGGCGAACCGCAGTGGCGAGCTGGAAACGCTGATCACCCAGACACGGATGCTGACCGTCGACCTCTACGAGCAGGGTACGACGCTCGCGACCGCGGTCGAACAGGCATCCGGGTCGACCAGCCGGCTCGCCGATCTCATCGCGCGGATCAGGCCCGGGCTCGCGCAGGCGCAGCAGTCCGCCGCCGAAGGCGTGCACCTGCTGATCTCCAACGGCGCCCGACTCGACATCACCGCCGCCGAACTGCCTTTCGTCCTGGCCGGTCTCGCCCGGATCAGCGGCAACGGCGCCTACATCAACTCCTACTTCTGCAATCTGGATGTCTCGCTGTGGGGAGTCCTGCTTCCGCCCGGGATGTTCAACCAGATCGGTGGCAATTCCCAATCGGAGGTATGCCGGTAA